Proteins encoded in a region of the Nicotiana tomentosiformis chromosome 9, ASM39032v3, whole genome shotgun sequence genome:
- the LOC104087121 gene encoding N-alpha-acetyltransferase MAK3, producing the protein METMSENEPQLDIKASEIEYVSYGGEHHLPLIMNLVDEELSEPYSIFTYRYFVYLWPQLSFMAFHKGKCIGTVVCKMGEHRGTFRGYIAMLVVLKPYRGKGIATELVTRSIKVMMESGCEEVTLEAEVTNKGALALYGRLGFIRAKRLFRYYLNGVDAFRLKLLFPRSEPQPYGSMAATGDENHEYHEHTHCGENSHCQHSM; encoded by the exons ATGGAGACAATGAGCGAAAATGAACCACAATTAGACATCAAGGCATCGGAAATAGAGTATGTTAGCTATGGGGGTGAACATCATCTACCTCTTATCATGAACCTTGTTGATGAAGAGCTTAGCGAGCCCTACTCCATCTTCACTTATCGCTATTTTGTCTATCTTTGGCCACAACTGTCGTTTATG GCTTTCCATAAGGGGAAATGTATAGGAACAGTGGTCTGCAAGATGGGAGAGCATCGCGGTACTTTCAGAGGTTACATTGCAATGCTTGTGGTTCTTAAGCCTTACAGAGGAAAAGGAATTG CTACAGAACTTGTCACAAGATCTATCAAGGTGATGATGGAATCTGGATGTGAAGAG GTGACATTGGAAGCAGAAGTTACAAATAAAGGAGCACTCGCTTTGTATGGCCGTCTTGGATTTATTAGAGCCAAGAGACTCTTTCGTTATTATTTGAACGGTGTAGATGCTTTCCGGCTGAAGCTTTTGTTTCCGCgctcagaaccacaaccctatGGTTCCATGGCTGCTACAGGCGATGAGAACCATGAGTATCATGAACACACACATTGTGGAGAGAATTCCCATTGCCAACACAGCATGTAA